Genomic window (Pseudothauera hydrothermalis):
TGAGCGCTTGCATCGCGATTAGCGCCAGCATCGGTTGCGTTTCGTGGGCATGGATGACCAGGCCGAGTGTGCCAAGAGTCAGCAGCACCGCGGGTGCGCGCGCTGGCCGACCATAGAGAAACCCGGCCGCGCGTGCCACCCAAAACAGCGTCAGGGCGGTAAAGAGCGCGCTGGCAAGGCGCGCGCCATCATGCAAAGGCAGCAGCCACGAAAAAAGCCTTGCCAGCAGTGCCGCTACCCAATAGTACAGCGGCGGAAAGTCGGTCACCGGCTGGCCGGCTAGATGCGGAAAGAGCAGTCCCTCGCCCTGCAGCATGCTGAGCACCGGACCAAAATGCGCCGCATCGTCGCCGCGCCAGGGGTCATGTCCAGTCAGTCCGAACAAAAGATACAGTACCGTCAGCAGTACCAGACCCACAGGGCCAAACAGGCGTTCCATCAGCGCAGTAGAGCGGGCGATCAGCAACGGCATCGTATAGTTGGAAGGGTGCCTGGGGCTTCGGGCATGACTCGGGGATGATCGCGGCCGATTGTATCTTGCCAGAGCATGGGCCGCCCCAAGCACGCGCTACCGACAACAAAAAAGGCAGCCGCGGCTGCCTTCCTCGAAACGTCTGGCTCGATCAGCCAAGACGCTGAACGTTGCCGTACTTCTGGCGGAAGCGCTCGACACGGCCAGCGGTATCGACGATTTTTTGCTTGCCGGTATAGAACGGATGGCAGGCGGAGCAGACTTCCACATGCAGAGTTGGTTTGTTCAGCGTGGAGCGGGTGGTGAAGCTGTTACCGCAGGAGCAGGTCACTTGAACTTCGGTGTAAGTGGGATGAATATCCGCTTTCATGGTCGGTCCTCGATCCAGGCGGGCGGTGGATGTGGCCGCCCTGAGTGATGAAAGTCCGCCATTATCCCAGAGCGAGGGAGTAACCGCAAGGTTGGCTGTGGAGAGGTTGCTATAGGCTTTCAGATCGCCGGGCGCTGTCGCTGCAAGTCGGCCTCGACCTTACGCAGGGTGGGGTAGGCGAGCGCGTGATAAAGCGGGGTCTGGGCGATGGTCTTGGAGAAGGCGTGGGCCACCACCGCGGTGGCCATCAGCGGTAGCAGCATTTGGTGGTTGGCGGTCATTTCCATGACGATGACGAAGGAGGTGATCGGCGTCTGAGTGATGCCGGCCAGAAATCCCACCATGCCGAGCACCAGGATGGCTGAGCCGTGTTCCGGTGGCAGCATCAGGCCGATGTTTGCCCCCATGCCGGCGCCCACCGCCAG
Coding sequences:
- the rpmE gene encoding 50S ribosomal protein L31, coding for MKADIHPTYTEVQVTCSCGNSFTTRSTLNKPTLHVEVCSACHPFYTGKQKIVDTAGRVERFRQKYGNVQRLG